A DNA window from Halorubrum sp. DM2 contains the following coding sequences:
- a CDS encoding phosphatase PAP2 family protein, producing MALLEVTAATGLFVVVGTAVTALLCIGPRQMTRAMTDADDRVREIAPYLGAALALLAAKQVTQGYRLRLSRALDWNITDELYALEGGFVASLQRLTPDATLEFFTVSYMVGFAFLLVAAPVTYFLSETGGRRYLKELLVAYMLNYAVGTVCYTLFISYGPRNYLEAVSGLMYQVYPQTQDLTAAVASNTNVFPSLHTSLSVAVLAVAWRSRRTHPRWTPVAAAVATAVVFSTMYLGIHWLTDVVVGVALGVGSVSAAVRIVDRAESGSTAAHPGGERGEPARRPGDD from the coding sequence ATGGCGCTCCTCGAAGTGACCGCCGCCACCGGCCTCTTTGTCGTCGTTGGGACGGCGGTCACGGCCCTCCTCTGTATCGGGCCTCGACAGATGACACGGGCGATGACCGACGCCGACGACCGCGTCCGGGAGATCGCTCCCTACCTCGGAGCGGCGCTCGCGCTGCTCGCGGCCAAACAGGTCACGCAGGGGTATCGGCTCCGGCTGTCGCGCGCGCTCGACTGGAACATCACCGACGAGCTGTACGCGCTGGAAGGCGGATTCGTGGCGAGCCTTCAGCGCCTGACTCCGGACGCGACGCTGGAGTTCTTCACAGTGAGCTACATGGTCGGGTTCGCGTTCCTCCTCGTCGCCGCCCCGGTGACGTACTTCCTCTCCGAGACCGGCGGACGGCGGTACCTGAAGGAGCTGCTGGTCGCGTACATGCTGAACTACGCGGTCGGCACCGTCTGTTACACGCTGTTCATCTCGTACGGGCCGCGGAACTACCTGGAGGCGGTCTCCGGGCTGATGTACCAAGTCTACCCGCAGACGCAGGACCTCACCGCGGCGGTCGCGTCGAACACGAACGTGTTCCCGTCGCTTCACACCTCGCTGTCGGTGGCCGTCCTCGCCGTCGCGTGGCGATCGCGGCGGACCCACCCGCGGTGGACGCCCGTCGCCGCCGCGGTCGCGACCGCCGTGGTGTTCTCCACGATGTATCTGGGGATCCACTGGCTGACCGACGTCGTGGTCGGCGTCGCGCTCGGCGTCGGGTCGGTGTCCGCCGCGGTCCGGATCGTCGACCGCGCCGAGTCCGGATCGACTGCGGCTCATCCCGGCGGCGAACGCGGTGAACCCGCGAGACGGCCTGGCGACGACTGA
- a CDS encoding SMP-30/gluconolactonase/LRE family protein gives MARTERVADARAHTGEGPLWHPAERRLYWVDIPAGVLYRYDPETGENAVAYETGGAPIGGYTIESDGALLLFTHGAVERFVPGESDTETVLTVDAAGRFNDVIADPEGRVFAGTMPTEGTLGDLYRIDTDGSARVVVEGLDIPNGMGFSGDGTTFYLTESEARRIDAFDYDYVTGEIANRREFVETPPGDGVPDGLTVDAEDHLWSARWDGGRAVRYDPSGRAVAAIGLPARKVASVTFAGPSCDALYLTTALAGGDREREGDGAGALFRATGLPASGRAEFRSRIAVA, from the coding sequence ATGGCTCGAACCGAACGCGTCGCGGACGCGCGGGCACACACCGGCGAGGGGCCGCTGTGGCACCCCGCGGAACGCCGACTCTACTGGGTCGACATCCCGGCGGGCGTGCTGTACCGGTACGACCCCGAGACGGGCGAGAACGCGGTCGCGTACGAGACAGGCGGTGCCCCCATCGGGGGGTATACGATCGAGTCCGACGGGGCGCTGCTTCTGTTCACCCACGGAGCGGTCGAACGCTTCGTTCCGGGGGAATCCGACACAGAGACCGTCCTCACGGTCGACGCGGCGGGCCGGTTCAACGACGTGATCGCGGACCCCGAGGGGCGGGTGTTCGCCGGGACGATGCCGACCGAGGGCACACTCGGCGACCTCTACCGGATCGACACGGACGGCTCGGCGCGCGTCGTCGTCGAGGGACTGGACATCCCGAACGGGATGGGCTTTTCCGGCGACGGCACGACGTTTTACCTCACCGAGTCGGAGGCGCGACGGATCGACGCGTTCGACTACGACTACGTCACCGGCGAGATAGCGAACCGCCGCGAATTCGTCGAGACACCGCCCGGAGACGGTGTTCCCGACGGTCTGACCGTCGACGCCGAGGACCACCTCTGGTCGGCTCGGTGGGACGGCGGGCGAGCCGTTCGCTACGACCCGAGTGGAAGGGCGGTGGCGGCGATCGGACTCCCGGCGCGGAAGGTCGCGTCCGTGACGTTCGCGGGTCCGTCGTGTGACGCGCTGTACCTCACGACCGCGCTCGCCGGCGGCGACAGGGAGCGCGAGGGCGACGGCGCGGGCGCGCTGTTCCGAGCGACCGGCCTACCTGCGAGCGGACGGGCCGAGTTTCGGTCCCGAATTGCGGTGGCGTAG
- the ftsY gene encoding signal recognition particle-docking protein FtsY has product MFDGLKDKLSGFREDVEESTETEEEAPPEADASAENDAADESGAPAADAPEAAAADRAEADSDDEAGSDDEPSTFQRAKAFATGRIIIEEEDLEEPLWNLEMALLESDVEMSVAEQILDSVRESMLGESRKQVDTTGELVEAALHDALVDVIAVGQFDFEERIAEADKPVTIVFTGVNGVGKTTSIAKLSEWLGDRGYSSVLANGDTYRAGANEQIREHADRLGRDLISHDQGGDPAAVIYDGVEYAEANDIDVVLGDTAGRLHTSDDLMAQLEKIDRVVDPDMTLFVDEAVAGQDAVNRAKEFDDAAAIDGAILTKADADSSGGAAISVAYVTGKPILFLGTGQGYDDLALFDPEELVESLLDEE; this is encoded by the coding sequence GTGTTCGACGGACTGAAAGACAAGCTCTCCGGCTTCCGAGAGGACGTCGAGGAGTCGACGGAGACCGAGGAAGAAGCCCCTCCCGAGGCGGACGCGTCAGCCGAGAACGACGCGGCCGACGAGAGCGGCGCACCTGCGGCTGACGCCCCTGAAGCCGCTGCTGCCGACCGTGCCGAAGCGGACTCGGACGACGAGGCCGGGTCGGACGACGAGCCGAGCACCTTCCAGCGCGCCAAGGCGTTCGCCACCGGCCGGATCATCATCGAGGAGGAGGACTTAGAGGAGCCGCTGTGGAACCTCGAGATGGCGCTGCTCGAAAGCGACGTGGAGATGAGCGTCGCCGAGCAGATCCTCGATTCCGTCCGCGAGAGCATGCTCGGCGAGTCGCGCAAGCAGGTCGACACGACCGGCGAACTCGTCGAGGCGGCGCTTCACGACGCTCTCGTCGACGTCATCGCGGTCGGGCAGTTCGACTTCGAGGAGCGGATCGCCGAGGCCGACAAGCCGGTCACCATCGTCTTCACCGGCGTCAACGGCGTCGGGAAAACGACGAGCATCGCGAAGCTGTCGGAGTGGCTCGGCGACCGCGGCTACTCATCCGTCCTCGCGAACGGCGACACGTACCGCGCGGGCGCGAACGAGCAGATCCGCGAGCACGCCGACCGGCTCGGCCGCGACCTGATAAGCCACGACCAGGGCGGCGACCCGGCGGCGGTCATCTACGACGGCGTCGAGTACGCCGAGGCGAACGACATCGACGTGGTGTTGGGCGACACCGCGGGTCGGCTCCACACGAGCGACGACCTGATGGCCCAGTTGGAGAAGATCGACCGCGTCGTCGACCCCGACATGACTCTCTTCGTCGACGAGGCAGTCGCGGGGCAGGACGCGGTCAACCGCGCGAAGGAGTTCGACGACGCCGCCGCCATCGACGGCGCAATTCTCACGAAGGCGGACGCCGACTCCTCCGGCGGCGCGGCCATCTCGGTCGCGTACGTCACCGGGAAGCCGATCCTCTTCCTCGGCACCGGGCAGGGGTACGACGACCTCGCGCTGTTCGACCCCGAAGAGCTCGTCGAGAGCCTGCTCGACGAGGAGTGA
- the pfdA gene encoding prefoldin subunit alpha, with translation MGGGQQQLQQLSQELQALDEEIEELEAEIADLREEQADIDDAVEAIETLDTGATVQVPLGGGAYLRAEVQDIDEVIVSLGGNYSAEQEQDDAIDVLRSKQEALDERIEETEAEVDELESESDELEQQAQQMQQQMQQQQMQQMQAQEEDGE, from the coding sequence ATGGGCGGCGGACAACAGCAGCTCCAGCAGCTCTCGCAGGAGCTGCAGGCGCTCGACGAGGAGATCGAAGAGCTCGAAGCCGAGATCGCCGACCTCCGCGAGGAGCAGGCCGACATCGACGACGCGGTCGAAGCCATCGAGACGCTCGACACGGGCGCGACCGTTCAGGTCCCGCTCGGCGGCGGCGCGTACCTCCGCGCCGAGGTTCAGGACATCGACGAGGTCATCGTCTCGCTCGGCGGCAACTACTCCGCGGAGCAGGAGCAGGACGACGCCATCGACGTGCTCCGAAGCAAACAGGAGGCGCTCGACGAGCGCATCGAGGAGACGGAAGCGGAGGTCGACGAGCTGGAGTCCGAGAGCGACGAGCTCGAACAGCAGGCCCAGCAGATGCAACAGCAGATGCAACAACAGCAGATGCAGCAGATGCAGGCGCAGGAAGAAGACGGAGAGTAA
- the rpl18a gene encoding 50S ribosomal protein L18Ae produces MSTYTVSGRFQSRDGFQPFTKDVEAENEDLARERIYTNVGSQHNRKRTQIEIEEVSAA; encoded by the coding sequence ATGAGTACCTACACGGTGAGTGGACGGTTCCAGAGCCGAGACGGCTTCCAGCCGTTCACGAAGGACGTCGAGGCGGAAAACGAGGATCTCGCCCGCGAGCGGATCTACACCAACGTCGGGAGCCAGCACAACCGCAAGCGCACCCAGATCGAGATCGAGGAGGTGTCCGCGGCATGA
- a CDS encoding ABC transporter permease subunit, with product MSDRPAPWLAIARYDAAGRARGSLAATGLLSAFLLLFLAFFPSLSTAGIDLDAYVEAFPPAFREAFGIIAISSIEGFLAVEFYQFAWLLLVGLYLAYLAGGTIAGDVASGRMDLTLSAPVARRDVVIGRFLGLVPLVALLNLVLPVVAYVGVLAVGETIAVERLIAVHALAVPYHLACVAVGIAVSTLVSRPGVAQRVALGALFGLFMFESVAASTDFAALGDASPTAHYDPSAVLVLGEYDLTGAATLLAATGVLVVLAVVRFRRADLSG from the coding sequence GTGAGCGACCGTCCGGCTCCGTGGCTGGCGATCGCGCGGTACGACGCCGCCGGCCGCGCCCGCGGATCGCTCGCGGCGACCGGACTCCTCTCCGCGTTCCTCCTCCTGTTTCTGGCCTTCTTCCCGTCGCTGTCGACCGCGGGGATCGACCTCGACGCGTACGTCGAGGCGTTCCCGCCGGCGTTCCGGGAGGCGTTCGGGATCATCGCCATCTCCTCCATCGAGGGGTTCCTCGCGGTGGAGTTCTACCAGTTCGCGTGGCTGCTCCTGGTCGGACTCTACCTCGCGTACCTCGCCGGGGGGACGATCGCCGGCGACGTCGCCTCCGGCCGGATGGACCTCACGCTGTCCGCGCCGGTCGCGCGCCGCGACGTCGTGATCGGGCGGTTTCTGGGGCTGGTCCCGCTCGTCGCCCTCTTGAACCTCGTCCTGCCGGTCGTCGCGTACGTCGGCGTCCTCGCGGTGGGCGAGACGATCGCGGTCGAACGCCTGATCGCGGTCCACGCGCTCGCGGTGCCGTACCACCTCGCGTGCGTCGCGGTCGGGATCGCCGTGTCGACGCTCGTCTCGCGGCCGGGCGTCGCCCAGCGGGTCGCGCTCGGCGCGCTGTTCGGGCTGTTCATGTTCGAGTCCGTGGCCGCGAGCACCGACTTCGCGGCGCTCGGCGACGCGAGTCCGACGGCGCACTACGACCCCTCCGCGGTCCTCGTGTTGGGCGAGTACGACCTGACGGGCGCGGCGACGCTGCTCGCGGCGACGGGCGTCCTCGTCGTGCTCGCCGTCGTCCGGTTCCGGCGCGCGGACCTCTCGGGGTGA
- a CDS encoding ABC transporter ATP-binding protein, with translation MPAIECRSLTKYYGDVRGIEDVSFAVEDGEVFGFLGPNGAGKTTAIRTLLGFLSPTSGGGTLLGHDATDPVESRRARERIGFLPGDPGLDRDRTAGAFLDHQAALRGESSRNRLVDRFGLDESRRIGDLSRGNRQKVALVAAFMHDPDLLLLDEPTSGLDPLLQEEFAALVRERVDDGASVLLSSHVLGEVAALCDRVGVLREGHLVAVESVSDLRSRGGKQVRVRVAEDVARADFERRGVMNLRVGETVSFTWTGEYDALIDLLSGYTVLDLDVVDAPLEEAFMTFYDGDVPGPAGGGHGGRSAGGRGNGSRSTGTRGGDAPSNPAPGDAAAGSGGDGR, from the coding sequence ATGCCCGCTATCGAGTGCCGGAGTCTCACGAAGTACTACGGCGACGTGCGGGGGATCGAAGACGTCTCCTTCGCCGTCGAGGACGGCGAGGTGTTCGGCTTCCTCGGACCAAATGGCGCGGGGAAGACGACCGCGATCCGCACGCTGCTCGGCTTCCTGTCGCCGACGAGCGGCGGCGGGACCCTGCTCGGTCACGACGCCACCGACCCGGTCGAATCGCGTCGCGCCCGCGAGCGGATCGGATTCCTCCCCGGCGACCCCGGACTCGACCGCGACCGCACCGCCGGGGCGTTCCTCGATCATCAGGCGGCGCTCCGCGGCGAGTCGAGCCGGAACCGACTCGTCGACCGGTTCGGCCTCGACGAGTCGCGGCGCATCGGCGACCTCTCGCGGGGGAACCGCCAGAAGGTGGCCCTCGTGGCGGCGTTCATGCACGATCCGGATCTGTTGTTGCTCGACGAGCCGACCTCCGGACTCGACCCGCTGCTCCAAGAGGAGTTCGCCGCCCTGGTGCGCGAGCGCGTCGACGACGGGGCGAGCGTCCTCCTCTCCTCGCACGTCCTCGGCGAGGTGGCCGCGCTCTGTGACCGCGTGGGGGTCCTGCGCGAGGGGCATCTCGTCGCCGTCGAGTCCGTCTCGGACCTCCGGTCGCGGGGCGGCAAGCAGGTCCGCGTCCGCGTCGCCGAGGACGTCGCGCGCGCCGACTTCGAGCGCCGCGGCGTCATGAACCTCCGCGTCGGCGAGACCGTCTCGTTCACGTGGACCGGCGAGTACGACGCGCTGATCGACCTCCTCTCGGGGTACACGGTGTTGGACCTCGACGTCGTCGACGCCCCGCTCGAAGAGGCGTTCATGACCTTCTACGACGGCGACGTGCCGGGCCCCGCCGGGGGCGGCCACGGGGGCCGAAGCGCCGGGGGACGCGGTAACGGAAGTCGAAGTACCGGGACGCGCGGCGGCGACGCGCCCTCGAACCCGGCTCCCGGCGACGCGGCTGCGGGTTCTGGGGGTGACGGCCGGTGA
- a CDS encoding translation initiation factor IF-6: MLRATFTGSSYVGVFARAVDDLLLIRPDVDEDLADDLGAELGAEPLLTTVGRSNTVGALATGNEEGILVSSRATEREKDRIADVAGVPVSELPGEINAAGNVVLANDYGAYVHPDLSRESIQTIKDALDVPVTRGDLGGVRTVGTAAVANNTGVLCHPQSTESELQAVEEALDVRADLGTVNYGAPLVGSGLVATDEGYVVGEDTTGPELGRIEETLGFID, encoded by the coding sequence GTGTTACGGGCGACCTTCACCGGCTCGTCGTACGTGGGCGTCTTCGCCCGCGCGGTCGACGACCTCCTGTTGATCCGGCCCGATGTCGACGAGGACCTCGCCGACGATCTCGGCGCGGAACTCGGCGCGGAGCCGCTGCTCACGACGGTCGGCCGGTCCAACACGGTCGGCGCGCTCGCGACGGGCAACGAGGAGGGAATCCTCGTCTCCTCGCGCGCGACCGAGCGCGAGAAGGACCGGATCGCGGACGTCGCCGGCGTTCCGGTGTCCGAGCTGCCGGGCGAGATCAACGCCGCCGGGAACGTCGTCCTCGCGAACGACTACGGCGCGTACGTCCACCCGGACCTCTCGCGCGAGTCGATCCAGACGATCAAAGACGCCCTCGACGTCCCCGTCACTCGCGGCGACCTCGGCGGCGTCCGCACCGTCGGCACCGCGGCGGTCGCCAACAACACGGGCGTGCTCTGTCACCCCCAGTCGACCGAATCGGAACTTCAGGCGGTCGAGGAGGCGCTCGACGTGCGCGCCGACCTCGGCACCGTCAACTACGGCGCGCCGCTCGTCGGCTCCGGCCTCGTCGCCACCGACGAGGGATACGTCGTCGGCGAGGATACGACCGGGCCGGAGCTGGGCCGGATCGAGGAGACGCTCGGCTTCATCGACTGA
- a CDS encoding 50S ribosomal protein L31e: protein MSTNDFEERVVTVPLRDAKDKPVQQRADYAMKITRQHLAKHFSVEEDDVIIDGSVNEAVWSNGRQNPPSTVRVRAARFVEDGEPVVEAEHAE from the coding sequence ATGTCCACGAACGACTTCGAGGAGCGCGTCGTCACCGTCCCGCTCCGCGACGCCAAGGACAAGCCCGTCCAGCAGCGCGCCGACTACGCGATGAAGATCACGCGCCAGCACCTCGCGAAGCACTTCTCCGTCGAGGAGGACGACGTGATCATCGACGGGTCCGTCAACGAGGCCGTCTGGTCGAACGGGCGACAGAACCCGCCCAGCACGGTTCGGGTCCGCGCGGCTCGGTTCGTCGAGGACGGCGAGCCGGTCGTCGAGGCCGAGCACGCGGAGTAA
- a CDS encoding 50S ribosomal protein L39e gives MGDKSKAQKKRLAKAERQNTRVPAWVMMKTDMNVTRNPKRRNWRRNDLDE, from the coding sequence ATGGGAGACAAGTCGAAGGCTCAAAAGAAGCGTCTGGCGAAGGCGGAACGCCAGAACACCCGCGTCCCCGCGTGGGTCATGATGAAGACGGACATGAACGTGACGCGAAACCCCAAGCGGCGCAACTGGCGTCGGAACGACCTGGACGAATAG
- a CDS encoding M20/M25/M40 family metallo-hydrolase, translating to MDELADLTERLVSIPSHEDETAAGDAIEEWLRAETDATVERDDAGNVLAFAGATDDPDAESLALVGHHDVVPPVEAQTTGDGLDGEYVVERRDGRIYGRGTADMKGSVAAAMCAFRDAAPPPGRELIFASFVGEEVGGEGARHAIDAGFAPGRAVVAEGSTNYSKPGVTDMVVAHRGRRGSRLVAHGEAAHASEPEAGENAIYRACDAIDAVRGLDVPRATVLGNEVSGSLAVTIVEGGDTWNVIPERCEATVDERTVPGDRADLTGVADATPGVELVVDQDLPPMACGDPAFADAALDVARAVHEERGLDAPEHVTKPHATDAGWLAQAGTDCLVCGASEPGEAHTDTESASLNVLDRCYEIYAGLAEREL from the coding sequence ATGGACGAACTCGCGGACCTGACCGAGCGGCTCGTCTCGATCCCCTCCCACGAGGACGAGACGGCCGCCGGCGACGCCATCGAGGAGTGGCTGCGCGCGGAGACGGACGCGACGGTCGAGCGCGACGACGCGGGCAACGTCCTCGCGTTCGCGGGCGCGACCGACGACCCCGACGCGGAGTCGCTCGCCTTGGTCGGCCACCACGACGTGGTCCCTCCCGTGGAAGCACAGACGACGGGCGACGGACTCGACGGCGAGTACGTCGTCGAGCGGCGGGACGGCCGGATCTACGGCCGCGGCACCGCCGACATGAAGGGGTCGGTCGCGGCCGCAATGTGCGCGTTCCGGGACGCCGCGCCGCCGCCGGGCCGGGAGCTGATATTCGCCTCGTTCGTCGGCGAGGAGGTCGGCGGCGAGGGGGCGCGACACGCGATCGACGCGGGGTTCGCGCCGGGCCGGGCGGTCGTCGCGGAGGGGTCGACGAACTACTCGAAGCCGGGCGTCACCGACATGGTCGTCGCCCACCGCGGCCGCCGGGGGTCGCGGCTCGTCGCGCACGGCGAGGCCGCCCACGCCTCGGAGCCGGAGGCGGGCGAGAACGCGATCTACCGCGCCTGCGACGCCATCGACGCGGTCCGCGGACTCGACGTGCCGCGGGCGACGGTCCTCGGGAACGAGGTGTCCGGGTCGCTCGCGGTCACCATCGTCGAGGGCGGCGACACGTGGAACGTGATCCCTGAGCGCTGCGAGGCGACTGTCGACGAGCGCACGGTCCCCGGCGACCGCGCCGACCTGACCGGGGTCGCGGACGCGACGCCGGGCGTCGAACTCGTCGTCGATCAGGACCTCCCGCCGATGGCCTGCGGCGACCCGGCGTTCGCGGACGCGGCCCTCGACGTCGCCCGCGCGGTCCACGAGGAGCGCGGTCTCGACGCCCCCGAACACGTCACGAAGCCGCACGCGACCGACGCCGGCTGGCTCGCGCAGGCCGGGACCGACTGCCTCGTCTGCGGGGCCTCCGAGCCGGGGGAGGCGCACACCGACACGGAGAGCGCGAGCCTAAACGTTCTCGACCGCTGTTACGAGATATACGCAGGGCTCGCGGAGCGGGAGTTGTAG
- a CDS encoding DUF357 domain-containing protein, with translation MPADLQEKTDRYERMLADALAVAEPRPPADTPLGEAAADVTEMAESYLDDGRHFREDGDPVNALASYSYGYGWLDAGVRLGLFAVPDDTELFTT, from the coding sequence ATGCCCGCCGATCTACAGGAGAAGACGGACCGCTACGAGCGGATGCTCGCGGACGCGCTGGCGGTCGCCGAGCCGCGGCCGCCGGCCGACACGCCGCTCGGCGAGGCCGCCGCGGACGTGACGGAGATGGCCGAGTCGTACCTCGACGACGGCCGTCACTTCCGCGAGGACGGCGACCCGGTGAACGCGCTCGCGTCCTACTCGTACGGCTACGGCTGGCTCGACGCCGGGGTCAGGCTCGGGCTGTTCGCGGTGCCGGACGACACCGAACTGTTCACGACGTGA
- a CDS encoding DUF6498-containing protein, with product MASPTRPPAGGRSALALVVATNLLPLAGVVAFGWNVGELLAVYWIEVAVLVIAHACAAMFAERPIDLSNRSFYITGYDEDTERDEVWENDPEPIRLTSWVPPIYRRNARVVRRSLGVFAFLAFPLLPVGLDALSYLTPTVGLAALGVCGAQIAEVRREFFAERAYEEQSPYMVVEAAQRVVFFYFSIGMLTVVPVTVGIFAIEAALLPGALDAIAAAFGVEVLLLPYLLPITLAKAVVEWGRRRAFREDDPEGVATWFTGEDPRREWKKREESADDW from the coding sequence ATGGCGTCCCCCACTCGCCCTCCGGCGGGGGGCCGGTCGGCCCTCGCGCTCGTGGTCGCGACCAACCTCCTTCCGCTCGCCGGCGTCGTCGCGTTCGGCTGGAACGTCGGCGAGCTGCTCGCGGTGTACTGGATCGAGGTCGCGGTCCTCGTGATCGCCCACGCCTGCGCGGCGATGTTCGCGGAGCGGCCGATCGATCTGTCTAACCGCTCGTTCTACATCACCGGCTACGACGAAGACACCGAGCGAGACGAGGTGTGGGAGAACGATCCCGAACCGATCCGGCTCACCTCGTGGGTGCCGCCGATCTACCGTCGGAACGCGCGGGTCGTTCGGCGGTCGCTCGGGGTCTTCGCCTTCCTCGCGTTCCCGCTCTTGCCGGTCGGGTTGGACGCGCTCTCGTATCTCACCCCCACCGTCGGGCTGGCGGCGCTCGGCGTCTGCGGCGCGCAGATCGCGGAGGTACGCCGGGAGTTCTTCGCGGAGCGCGCCTACGAGGAGCAGTCGCCGTACATGGTGGTCGAGGCCGCCCAACGGGTCGTCTTCTTTTATTTCAGCATCGGGATGCTGACGGTCGTCCCGGTCACCGTCGGAATATTCGCGATCGAGGCGGCTCTCCTTCCCGGGGCGCTTGACGCGATCGCCGCGGCGTTCGGCGTCGAGGTCCTCCTGCTCCCGTACCTCCTCCCGATCACGCTCGCCAAGGCCGTCGTCGAGTGGGGGCGACGGCGGGCCTTCCGCGAGGACGACCCCGAGGGCGTGGCGACGTGGTTCACCGGCGAGGACCCGCGGCGGGAGTGGAAGAAGCGGGAGGAGTCCGCCGACGACTGGTGA
- a CDS encoding RNase P subunit p30 family protein has product MYEAVHAYPDGEATVSRHAATAARHGYDGIVVRTRDALDAAGSDRDGGAEDDGDGRESPVRDPVALSEEHGIDVVDAVEIDADDPTSASGAVGNYRSDRTVVCVVGGDDALNRFAVEQARVDVLVRPMAGGGDFNHVLAKAARDNGVHVEFDFGPALRATGGKRVRALSDLRKLREIVAHYDAPYVVSANARSHLRLRAPRELVAVGEAVGFDAEAVRDGLRAWSEVAERNRERRSEGFIEPGVRRGRYEEDG; this is encoded by the coding sequence ATGTACGAGGCCGTTCACGCCTACCCCGACGGGGAGGCGACCGTCTCCCGTCACGCCGCCACCGCCGCCCGACACGGCTACGACGGGATCGTGGTGCGGACGCGCGACGCGCTCGACGCCGCCGGATCCGATCGCGACGGCGGTGCGGAAGACGACGGTGACGGCCGCGAGAGCCCCGTTCGCGACCCGGTCGCGCTCAGCGAGGAGCACGGGATCGACGTCGTCGACGCGGTGGAGATCGACGCCGACGACCCGACGAGCGCCTCGGGCGCTGTCGGGAACTACCGCTCGGACAGGACCGTGGTCTGCGTCGTCGGCGGGGACGACGCCCTGAACCGGTTCGCGGTCGAACAGGCGCGCGTCGATGTCCTCGTCCGGCCGATGGCCGGCGGCGGCGACTTCAACCACGTCCTCGCGAAGGCCGCGCGCGACAACGGCGTCCACGTCGAGTTCGACTTCGGGCCGGCGCTCCGCGCCACCGGCGGGAAGCGTGTTCGAGCGCTCTCGGACCTCCGGAAGCTGCGCGAGATCGTCGCCCACTACGACGCGCCGTACGTCGTGAGCGCGAACGCCCGCTCGCACCTCCGGCTCCGGGCCCCCCGCGAGCTGGTCGCCGTCGGCGAGGCCGTCGGGTTCGACGCCGAGGCCGTCCGCGACGGGCTGCGGGCGTGGAGCGAGGTCGCCGAGCGGAACCGGGAGCGTCGCTCCGAGGGCTTCATAGAGCCGGGGGTCCGACGTGGCAGGTATGAAGAAGACGGTTGA
- a CDS encoding class I SAM-dependent methyltransferase, with amino-acid sequence MKKTVEEHAERFSEKASAYDDSKSDEYHACAGLVIDRAAPESDDVVLDLGAGTGAIALAVAEDAERVLARDVSEGMMEEGRRKAKDRGLDNVEFAYGEFRDPGLESDQRVDVVTSNFALHHLADDEKREAIGVMAATGARRIVLGDVAFFEEPDPDAPFYSPEVDDPATVGTLVEAFTDEGFAVTAVERVHDQVAVIAAERLRERPA; translated from the coding sequence ATGAAGAAGACGGTTGAGGAACACGCCGAGCGGTTCTCGGAGAAGGCGTCCGCGTACGACGACTCGAAGAGCGACGAGTACCACGCGTGCGCCGGGCTCGTGATCGACCGCGCCGCGCCGGAGTCGGACGACGTGGTCCTCGATCTGGGGGCCGGGACCGGAGCCATCGCGCTCGCGGTCGCCGAGGACGCCGAGCGCGTCCTCGCGCGAGACGTTAGCGAGGGGATGATGGAGGAGGGACGGCGGAAGGCCAAAGATCGCGGCCTCGACAACGTCGAGTTCGCGTACGGCGAGTTCCGCGACCCCGGACTGGAGTCGGACCAGCGGGTCGACGTCGTCACCTCGAACTTCGCGCTCCACCACCTCGCGGACGACGAGAAGCGCGAGGCGATCGGCGTGATGGCGGCGACGGGCGCGCGGCGGATCGTCCTCGGCGACGTGGCGTTCTTCGAGGAGCCGGACCCGGACGCGCCGTTCTACAGCCCCGAGGTCGACGACCCCGCGACGGTCGGGACGCTGGTCGAGGCGTTCACCGACGAGGGGTTCGCCGTGACCGCCGTCGAGCGCGTCCACGACCAGGTGGCGGTGATCGCCGCGGAGCGGCTCCGCGAGCGTCCGGCGTGA